Part of the Athalia rosae chromosome 2, iyAthRosa1.1, whole genome shotgun sequence genome, CACCTGTCCGCAATTTTCTGTACAGTTGAACATGGAGATCAACTCCACATCAATTTGAAAAGCAAACCGCAAACGAGGGAAGGTATAGTacagatatataggtatacagtgATTGCACAGACGATTTCTGCAATCAATTCCAATCGCAAATCAATGTTAGCGTTTCTATAGCCTTCTGTACGAATAGGCGAATATGTACACATGGATGACTGCAATCAtcgtttcatatttttcatccggaaTAGCCGCTgcatgaatttttcaccgtgTAATATCCGCGGGGAAAAATACATGTACCTAtttctttgttattatttctcgcTGTACCAGCTTCTCGTCGCAGCCGCGCGTCTGTGCTTTTTACTTcaatttattcacttttttcaaattttattcatcgtctGAAAATTACATGGATGACATGTATGTACTTACGTGTATGGAAAATCTGAGGTCTCtgttgaacaaatttttaatgTCCATCGATTTATCTACTCAATTTTTGCTTTTactgaaaatgtttttcactagctttctctcttttttcaaatagcGCAGTTATTCATCTTGGTCGTTTCTCACGCAAAAATGATTCTCCTCTacttggataaaaaaaaaaaactgcggctgctggtgctgctgtTTGAAATCCTTTATAAGTCTGGTACTTCACTTCAACAGCTCTCACGGTTTCCATTCCATCTTATAACAATATGTGATCGTTACATTTATAGcgtagaataaaaatgaagaaattcatGAGGTGAAAGTAATATTCCATCGATCGAAACGttcttcgataatttcaacgatttactttgaaatttttgtggATCATTTCGAAAGAAGGATTCACATGagatttctttatttgttcttcaatttcttcgatattcgaaaaaggAGTATTGATTAAATTTCCGGAAACGTGAATATTCAGCCATTTGTTGAACCCAAACAACGTGTGAgggatgtgaaatttttttaaattggaaaaaaaaaacaaatttcttaGATTCATTAGACCCCAAACACACGTactacattttttcaaattccaatcGTATCTCTTTCAGCTAATGAAGTTTGATAAATGTTATTTCCACAAAATTAGGGCGGACGTGTTATGCCTTATATTTTAACCCAGGCTTGAAAAGAAGATGAATTTGAGACTGTTACTGTACGCAGTCTCTAATTTCacagaagagggaaaaaagccattaataagaaaatgaaaaaagtatatgAATACAACCcattcaatattattatacgaggTGAtatgattattcaaaaatataacATATTGTTACACTATGTATACATCTAtgctttcagttttttttttctctttactgcACTttaaaatacgtatacatatttttctcattcttaaAGCTGCGCTACTTCAGCGCTTATTCCAGTTCCTAAATATCGCAAAACTTTAATAAGCGAGCCTAATTCATTTTCCCAAAATTATCTCAATCGTTCAAAGTTGAGGCTCGATTCGTATGTTGAGATAAATTCTTCATCCGTTTTGGGGAAAAATATGACAGATTTTCTCCATCCTTTTATTCCGAGTATTGTAATTTCGTTAGCGTAGCATTCGTGCGATTCTGTCCTCATTCTACCCATAAGTCACAATTTATTCTTGCATTATTTTGGAActgtgtaggtatacatgaGTATACTCGTACGCGTTCACCCTATCCACTCATTTATCATGCGAAACGTAATCAGATACTAAAATTCCAGACTCATTTTTCTTACTCCAGGTGGTGGCAATATTTATTTAGCTACACAAAAATTCATACcgatttttctatcgttgCTAGAGGCTGCAGCGAGTGTTCTCCGATGCCTGTATCTTTTCTGATTATCAATCAGTTGGAAAACAAGTGACAGATATTTAAATGTGCTAAAGAAATTCATGCTGTAGATTTTAGAAACtaattataaaaaagaaaggcaTTATCTGAGAGTTTTTCACAAACTTCGAATCCATTACATACAAATAGACTATATTTGAAAGGTTTCGTAACGTATTTCATTTcagaatttcagaaaatgtggttttttttaaaatataaaattttctcaaaccaGATAGTTTTTCAgagctaattttttttgtaaaagaaaaaaaagacaaaatacTAAAATCTCGGGGAGCGGAAGAAcctaaaattcaattttctaactCTATTAGGTATGAAAATGATGGTGCATCTGGAGCTGGAGAAAGCGATGAAACCTCTTCGAATGGCGTCTCAAGTGATGGGTCTGAACGTGGATGGGGTCTTAGGTCGTTTTTACACGTCCCTAGTGCTTTTAATCGTAGCAGGACTTCTCTACGGAAGTTTTATAAATCTTTCGAgcggaaatgaagaaatattaaCCAAAGTTGACACCGTTATTTTATGGACCCAATTCGTGGCGAACGGAATTTTCGTATTTGTCGTTCTAGGAAGCAGTCTAGTCAGCAGTGAACAGTTCAAATTTCCTACCAAGGATTTAACGCAGGTTGACAAAGTCTTCAGGTAACCGCAAATGAAGTTATGCAAGCGTTATACGCGAAAATTTATCCGTAATCATTCAACATTTATCGCAGATTATTCGGCGTTCGAATCGCGAACGGTCATCTGCGACGTCTTCAAATCCTGCAAATATTGTTGTCGATTTCAATCTTCATACTGCTCGGGTTTATGGATATTTACAAGATGatcgttcgccaatttttaccTGTTTTCATACACTGGTTATGCTGCGggtattttataatattgtCAATTGTAACGGATTGCTTGTTCGTCGATTACCTGGCTGTCATGAAACAAAGATTTTTCCAACTCAACAAGCTTCTGGCGAAAATCTTAGAATCTAACAGAACGTCGTTCAACATCGCAATGATTTACGTCGAGCAACGAGATcgggaaattgtgaaaaaacaaaacaccgAGGTATCGACGAGCGTTGAAAAACTGAGAATCCTCCACCACGATCTCTGCTGCATTTGTACGAAGGTATAAGAAATTCTTCCATGAGCTCACAGTTCGCTATTGACCGGATATACAACCCCTTTGCTGttatattatcatcgttatttcaattgttatttccATAAAGGTAAACAGATCTTTCGGTACCCAGCAACTCGTAAATACAGCAATAACCCTCGTCATAATAACCGGACAGCTTTACGAAGCCTATCATTTTATAATTGCCGATAACAATAATCCGGCCGAAATAGCTGCTCACAAACTAATGTGGATGTTGTTTTACATCGGtcgtatattttacataagTTACGCCTGCAGTCGAACAAGTTACGAGGTGATTGCGAATACCGAACtagcgaaggaaaaagaaagaccatcgtcgatcaatttttgaaacttttcattttcatttttgttgcaGGCTAATTTCACCGCTTCGATTATCCACGAAATGCCCGTACAGCAGTTATCGAACACCGTAAGCATTCAGGTATATGGCTGATTTGAATTTCGTAATCAAACCTAATTTCGCAGAATTTCTTTATCTTCTATTCTCCATAAATTTCATGTGGTCTGTTCCAAAAGATGCAGTATTTTTCGCTCCAGCTTATTCACGAAAATCTTAAATTTAACGCGTGCGGATTCTTCGACATCGATTTTGGACTGTTGTGTTCGGTAAGTAATTGATCGAttattaagagaaaaaaaagatcaatcAATATTCCATGATTTTGTTTACCGCAGATCGTAGGAGTCGTGACAACCTATTTGGTAATATTGATCCAGATGGATCGGAAAATGGAATGCAGTTGATTTCACGTCATTTGAACCACATGATGCTTTGTTATCTCTTCGAATTTAGTGGTTTTCCCAAATCAGGATGAGGACGTAGCGAAATAGCGTGTGAATTTTGTGTGGAAATACCTAGAGGTAGAGTATAAAAGTGATGACGGAAACGGGAAATGAGTGAGAAACGGTGCAATCACGACGACCGAATGAACCCTGCAACTTCCTCTTCAAAATATCCCTGCGGGGTACATTTTCCCCTGTGGTCGACGTTGATTGCACAAACTGCCGCGGTGTGGGTATAGGTGGAAATTGAACACATGTagatatgtatgaaaataaaaatgaataaatattggtatgaaaataatcaagaaCTAGAATAAACATTAGACGGATGAATTTCACATTGATATCAAGATTTATGCATCTAATCAATTCACGCTATACGTATAGAATACAATTTACAAATTGTATTTatggtcgaaaaattcgatcgcgcctcttttttttttttttttttctattctcagtAATACCGTAGATCAATATAACTACGGTGATACGTTCCGCCGATAAAACAATTAGGGGTTTGAATTTGTTGTTCCctttcgattcatttattttccgatttttttcacgttattttcTTACGGTTAGCCCGATATCCTCATTAATCCTATAACTAATAACATTTGGAGAATCGATGTGTAACAACATCGTCTCCTTCAATCTCGGGATGATTttgatgatataaaaaaacagCTTCGTACAGCCGACGATCAGAACGTTCCATTTTTCTTGGAGCGTTCATGATTACTGGAGTCCTCGTGCCACGAACTTCGATATTCCGCACTCACACATCACGTTGgttgatgaaaatgatgagCGAGTTATTGCACGAGTGCctcacgttgaaaaaaaacgaaccataagaaagaaaaaaaaaaaaccaatccgAGTTCTTAATTAATCGGCATATATACAGGGCATCAGATTTGCAGGTTTAAAACTCATTTACTCAATTGAACGTATACTGCAGGTAAATGACATGCGTATCGTTTGAGCTATCTGTTATCGATTCCATTGTTTCTTCCAGATATATTGTGTGCTGTAACGTTCCGATTCATCTAGCCGTTAggtaaatatgtaaaataaaaaagaaatttccatATCGCAAGGGACGTAAATTAGTCGGTAAAATCACTTCACATGATTGCTGCTGCAGAGTTCGTTTGACgaacataataattataataataacaataacgatgatatCAATAATCACGACGTTGAGTGTGaagataaatatgaaaaaaacttcctttttttcacattaattatttttcttgcaacTTCTCTGTTACAAAATACAGATTTCAAATTGATGTCAGATTTTTGAACCCGCTCCGTGTTTTATGAACACGTGGCGTATTTTAgagcattttttttaccattgtTAGGATATTGAACGTATGGGTATTCATCGTGTATAATTTCTTCGGAAGTTGTATTGAAAATCGTTGAAGCGAAAAACAATTATAGCCTTTATAGGTATGCCTATGTATATCGCTGTGGACGGAAATCAAGGTAAGCCTCGCCGATCGTATTCTCCCGCGAAACTAATTATTGCGGCTTATTGTTAAACGCGCAGCAGAATTTTTACCTTTCTTCATTAATTGCTATCCTTATCGTGCGCTCGTCGCTATATTGTTACCGGAGGGATTTGTTCGATCATTTATTTACGCACGAAGGATACAGACCGAGTTCGATCTCGTGGCCCCAAAATCGAAGATATTAGAGGCGGTAGAACTCGAgactttttttccaaatagtCTTATGATTTCATTTCGAAAGAGTTTCCACTTGTCTCAAGGAAGATTAACTCTGAGTATGTGATTTGCGGCCCTGAATAGAATCCTTTGTTTCCCGAAAATAGACAAGACGAGAATGTTATGAGATAGGGTGGTTCACCATAAtctttgtaaaaattgattgatttgtTCATGTTTTCTATTTAAAAACGACGGTAAAATGGGGTACCACTATCTGGAGATGAACGCTGAACTGATTACCTGCAAGAATCACGACGAAGACATTTGGCAGGCTGAGAAACCCGTCGAAGCTATGGCTGAAAACTAATAGAAAACGATTCATCCGTGATTTTAAGATTTATGATCGAACGGTGTAAgtctgataaaaatttgtcagTCTCTTGAGAGGTAGGTAATTTCAAGATGACTCGTTGTGATGCGTAATTTTTTGTTACGAGTGGAGGAGGAAACCATTGAATCAGTTAAAGGTCAATTTTTATGACAGTTAagttaaatttttaatttaaaatatgtatataaactgtacatatatatattcatatatatatatatttatttaataaaataatggtGACCATGATGATTAAATAATactcatttgaattttatatacacatacaatcTAAAGAAACCTCCGATTCGTTCGCATCTTATTCTAATACccaataaaatagaaaaaaaaaaaaaaaaaaggagttagGTGTTTCCcagtaaaaaatttgtcatcaAATCAACGATCTGTACGAATTATCTACATTCAGAGCGAATACTTATTTCTTGGTTTTCATgtgtttatatacctatgtatatgtatatataattttttttctcatcattgtTTTATTATATCCTATTCAGTCCATTCtacaaatacataaatacagACTGTTTCATATAATGAAAGAATattagatttatttttattatttacagttgttttattttttgtccttcttgttttcgtctttttattcttcactttttacgataaataatatgttaaacaataaaataatatctgaAACGgcctgaataaaaaatattatcaaaacaATACAACAGTGGCAAACGCAttcggaaaaataataattattcaacgctTTAAACAATTTAATAACTAATACTGTAGGATTTTCGTTATCAGTGATATCACCTAATATTTATACAACTAGTTCAGTAAAAGGTTCGCGTGTCAAATGTACgtatccttttttcctcttcgttcATTGTCGTcagaaataatacaaaaaaaaagaaatagtaaAAGAATTACAATACAtgaagaaataagaagagcTATCACGAAACCGTACGATGCTGATTGAAATTAGATGTGATTTTTCCGATTCTCTGTCTTTCCACCTTATCTGTTTTCGATATAACAAAATCAACGATAATAAATTTGGTCTGTTTCTGATTCTTTTCCAATCTTGATAGCACAATCGTCACTTTAAATTCAACTTGCACAACGAATATCTATAGGGATTAAttatcgttgaataaaatttgaaataacaataataatactagcaaaaataatattgatattgttaataacaataatgataataacggtaataatgagaataatgaTCGGAATAATATGCATGTTAATAAACCTGCAATtcgttctaaaaaaaaatcaaaaaaa contains:
- the LOC125500049 gene encoding uncharacterized protein LOC125500049, which translates into the protein MKMMVHLELEKAMKPLRMASQVMGLNVDGVLGRFYTSLVLLIVAGLLYGSFINLSSGNEEILTKVDTVILWTQFVANGIFVFVVLGSSLVSSEQFKFPTKDLTQVDKVFSYRRLFGVRIANGHLRRLQILQILLSISIFILLGFMDIYKMIVRQFLPVFIHWLCCGYFIILSIVTDCLFVDYLAVMKQRFFQLNKLLAKILESNRTSFNIAMIYVEQRDREIVKKQNTEVSTSVEKLRILHHDLCCICTKPLCCYIIIVISIVISIKVNRSFGTQQLVNTAITLVIITGQLYEAYHFIIADNNNPAEIAAHKLMWMLFYIGRIFYISYACSRTSYEANFTASIIHEMPVQQLSNTMQYFSLQLIHENLKFNACGFFDIDFGLLCSVSN